A region from the Algoriphagus machipongonensis genome encodes:
- a CDS encoding DUF1684 domain-containing protein, with the protein MIQHKNILLLFLLGLVYFNSYSQVKNLGKADFEDWKNDRIEEVTSENGWLNLSGLFWLNNELKFLNTLNQELILETQSRNENLGYFEWNADSVWFIPNSRTREKFNLPSKILQFPEESYGSNALKIPPWKWSIIERDESFGVRTRNLNHPSISKFNGIPAYGYQENWSIEAQFIPKFNESILIKNVVGQEYEVNVMGHILFQYEGQDHELLAFEEEGKLWVIFSDLTNEKETYPSGRYMYVGFPDRTGKLNLDFNYAYNPPCAFTKFATCPIPPKENRLDFAIPAGEKWPKDLGY; encoded by the coding sequence ATGATTCAGCACAAAAACATACTCCTTTTGTTCCTTTTAGGATTGGTTTATTTCAATTCATATTCCCAGGTTAAAAATTTGGGGAAAGCGGATTTTGAGGATTGGAAAAATGATCGAATTGAAGAAGTCACATCTGAAAATGGATGGCTTAATCTTTCTGGTTTATTTTGGCTTAATAATGAATTAAAATTCTTAAACACCCTCAATCAAGAGCTCATTTTAGAGACTCAATCTAGGAATGAAAACCTTGGTTATTTTGAGTGGAATGCTGATTCTGTATGGTTTATTCCCAATTCAAGGACGAGGGAAAAATTCAATTTACCTTCGAAAATTCTCCAATTTCCAGAGGAAAGCTATGGTAGTAATGCATTGAAAATTCCTCCTTGGAAATGGTCCATAATTGAAAGAGATGAATCTTTTGGAGTTAGAACCCGAAATTTGAACCACCCTTCGATTTCAAAGTTTAATGGAATCCCTGCCTATGGATACCAAGAAAATTGGTCGATAGAAGCCCAATTCATTCCAAAATTCAATGAATCGATCTTGATAAAAAATGTAGTGGGGCAAGAATATGAGGTGAATGTAATGGGGCATATTTTATTCCAATATGAAGGTCAAGATCATGAGCTTTTGGCTTTTGAGGAAGAGGGTAAACTTTGGGTGATTTTTTCAGATCTAACAAATGAAAAGGAAACCTATCCTTCAGGTAGATATATGTATGTCGGTTTTCCTGATAGAACCGGCAAACTTAATCTGGATTTTAACTATGCCTACAATCCACCCTGTGCATTTACAAAATTTGCAACTTGTCCTATTCCCCCAAAAGAAAACAGATTGGATTTTGCAATACCAGCAGGAGAGAAGTGGCCCAAGGATTTGGGGTATTAA
- a CDS encoding Ig-like domain-containing protein, with protein sequence MVSCSENNEIDYAVLWDDQKAIGIKIPDLLEAKDLEIRLVQDTERVSIFGELKTQNEVKVFKPIIPFTRGLTYEILVKGKVVKEISIPTLDDVEMIPVVESVFPSQDTVPENLLKVYLKFSQPMKEGVALNYIKLLDADQDTVPAVFLNLQPELWDQTGTQLTVWLDPGRIKRDLIPNLEMGAPLEKNQNYKLIVTEGWKSKNGLAMSSDFIKAYTVTDRDSVSPTPSNWELEVPKAETKDAFQMNFLEPLDYALLQEVFIIKSEENLEIPGTWELASHENRIRFLPTERWKAGSYKVEIETRLEDLAGNNLNRLFEIDLENNQSKESEEAISTIEFSVKN encoded by the coding sequence TTGGTTTCCTGCTCGGAAAATAACGAGATAGATTATGCTGTTTTATGGGATGATCAAAAAGCGATAGGAATCAAAATTCCAGATCTACTTGAAGCAAAGGATTTAGAAATTCGGTTAGTTCAGGATACTGAGAGGGTTTCAATTTTTGGTGAATTAAAAACACAAAATGAAGTCAAAGTATTTAAGCCTATTATTCCATTTACTAGGGGCTTAACCTATGAAATACTGGTAAAAGGTAAAGTTGTCAAAGAGATTTCTATTCCAACTCTGGACGATGTGGAAATGATCCCTGTGGTGGAATCAGTTTTCCCAAGCCAGGATACTGTTCCAGAAAACCTACTTAAAGTCTATTTGAAATTTTCTCAACCCATGAAAGAGGGAGTGGCATTAAATTATATAAAACTTCTGGACGCCGATCAAGATACAGTACCTGCTGTCTTTTTAAACCTTCAACCTGAATTATGGGATCAAACAGGAACACAATTGACGGTATGGTTGGATCCGGGGAGGATTAAAAGAGATTTAATTCCCAATTTAGAAATGGGAGCTCCTTTGGAAAAAAATCAAAATTATAAACTGATTGTTACAGAGGGTTGGAAAAGCAAAAATGGTTTAGCTATGTCTTCAGACTTCATAAAAGCTTATACAGTCACTGATCGGGATAGCGTATCTCCCACTCCATCAAATTGGGAATTAGAGGTACCTAAAGCTGAGACCAAGGATGCGTTTCAAATGAATTTTTTAGAGCCTTTGGATTATGCATTATTACAAGAGGTTTTTATTATAAAAAGTGAAGAGAATTTAGAGATTCCCGGAACATGGGAACTTGCTAGCCACGAAAACAGGATTAGATTTTTACCTACTGAAAGATGGAAGGCTGGAAGTTATAAAGTGGAAATCGAAACTCGCTTAGAGGATTTGGCTGGCAATAACTTGAATCGACTTTTTGAGATTGATTTAGAAAACAATCAATCAAAGGAATCCGAAGAAGCAATTTCAACGATAGAGTTTTCTGTTAAAAATTAA
- a CDS encoding M20/M25/M40 family metallo-hydrolase, protein MKKSYFSLILFLLLIQHTFAQLTRDEIIKESNKELRSSLLKFKEYLSIPNNGSLPSDIQANLAWCKEALESRGFKTQELKSGRVPHLFAAGEMDPKKKTILVYMQIDGQPVDSSSWDQESPYIPALKMEEGDSWEEINWNFLEGPIDPEWKIFARSASDSKGPTMTFLTALDILRRTGNTPSVNLKFILDFQEELSSPELADVVSQNKQLFKADGILIMDGTRHISNLPNLTFGARGIATATIKVFGAKNDLHSGQYGNFAPNPVFSLSKLLAAMKDDQGKVLIPGFYDGIELTEADIQAMKEVPEDLETIKNELGFAESEKVGNTLQEALQYPSLNVRGLQAAWVGEEVRTLIPSEAIAEIDMRLVKETPAERQIALLRKFIVDQGYHLVDGKPTATDRQNYPKLASFDFRIGSAPFRSEIDSPFGDWLKEGMNYIFDENFINTRTTGGSQPMAPFINSLGVPAVSVRIPNPDNSIHAPNENIRIGNYLEGIQTCLALMSIPFK, encoded by the coding sequence ATGAAAAAAAGCTACTTCTCCTTAATTCTATTTCTCCTATTAATTCAACACACTTTTGCTCAGTTGACTAGGGATGAAATCATTAAAGAGTCCAACAAAGAGTTGAGATCATCGCTATTGAAATTTAAGGAGTATCTGAGTATCCCAAACAACGGATCCCTTCCTTCAGATATTCAGGCGAATCTAGCTTGGTGCAAAGAAGCTTTGGAAAGTAGAGGGTTTAAAACTCAAGAATTGAAATCCGGTAGGGTGCCACATCTATTTGCAGCAGGCGAAATGGATCCAAAAAAGAAAACCATTTTGGTGTACATGCAGATCGATGGCCAGCCTGTTGATTCAAGCTCTTGGGATCAGGAAAGCCCATATATCCCAGCTTTAAAGATGGAAGAAGGAGATTCTTGGGAAGAAATCAATTGGAATTTTTTAGAAGGTCCCATTGATCCAGAATGGAAAATATTTGCCAGATCAGCCTCAGACTCCAAAGGTCCGACAATGACATTTTTAACAGCCTTAGATATACTGAGACGAACTGGAAATACTCCTTCTGTGAATCTAAAGTTTATCTTGGATTTTCAAGAGGAGTTGAGCTCTCCCGAATTAGCTGATGTAGTTTCCCAAAACAAACAATTATTCAAAGCCGATGGTATTCTCATCATGGATGGCACTCGCCACATCTCCAATTTGCCCAATTTGACATTTGGGGCTAGAGGAATCGCTACAGCTACGATCAAAGTCTTTGGAGCTAAAAACGACCTTCATTCAGGGCAATATGGAAATTTTGCACCCAACCCAGTTTTCTCTCTTTCAAAACTATTGGCAGCAATGAAAGATGATCAAGGAAAAGTCCTTATACCAGGATTCTATGATGGTATAGAACTTACAGAAGCAGATATCCAAGCAATGAAAGAAGTTCCTGAAGATTTGGAAACCATCAAAAATGAATTGGGTTTTGCAGAATCGGAAAAAGTAGGAAACACGCTTCAGGAAGCCTTACAATATCCATCATTGAATGTTCGCGGACTCCAGGCAGCTTGGGTTGGAGAAGAAGTGAGAACTTTAATTCCTTCGGAAGCCATTGCAGAAATCGATATGAGGTTAGTAAAAGAAACTCCTGCAGAAAGGCAAATAGCTCTACTCAGAAAGTTTATTGTCGATCAAGGCTATCATCTGGTTGACGGGAAACCGACAGCAACAGATAGACAAAATTATCCTAAACTGGCATCTTTTGATTTTAGGATAGGATCAGCACCCTTTAGGTCAGAGATAGATTCCCCATTTGGAGATTGGCTCAAAGAGGGAATGAATTATATCTTTGATGAGAACTTCATTAATACCAGAACCACAGGAGGCTCACAGCCAATGGCTCCTTTTATCAATAGTTTAGGTGTACCGGCTGTATCAGTTAGAATTCCCAATCCTGACAACAGCATTCACGCACCCAATGAAAACATACGAATCGGAAATTACCTTGAAGGTATTCAAACCTGTTTGGCCCTAATGAGTATTCCTTTTAAATAA
- a CDS encoding MBL fold metallo-hydrolase codes for MRKQFGGKITKSDIEKYKEIENWDGEKFLNLEPTSMDFSFQALPKFLYKQFCEKEGRESKKPIPVIGFDKKEFLKPSEKAKFIWYGHSAILLRLNNKTILIDPMLGPNASPIAPFSTKRFSQDTLSLIDEFPEIDLLLMTHDHYDHLDLDSILKLKGKVKQYYVGMGVARHLVKWGIDSDLITEFNWWKSEDLNNIQITYTPTRHFSGRGLTDRAKSMWGGWAFKTNNENIWFSGDGGYGEHFEEVGKRLGPFDFAWMECGQYNENWRLIHLFPDESVQAAMDGQAKQIMPVHWAGFSLAQHSWTEPVEKFIESAERREIDYITPMIGELITLDRPRENKAWWKNH; via the coding sequence ATGAGAAAGCAGTTCGGTGGTAAGATCACCAAAAGTGATATTGAAAAATATAAAGAAATTGAAAACTGGGATGGTGAAAAGTTTCTCAACCTAGAGCCTACAAGTATGGATTTTAGCTTTCAAGCCCTTCCTAAATTTTTATACAAGCAGTTTTGTGAGAAGGAAGGCAGGGAGTCTAAAAAGCCTATTCCAGTCATTGGATTTGATAAAAAGGAGTTTTTGAAACCCTCTGAGAAGGCGAAATTCATTTGGTATGGACATTCCGCAATTCTCCTGCGATTGAATAATAAGACCATTCTTATTGATCCCATGCTTGGACCTAATGCCTCTCCTATAGCTCCTTTTTCCACAAAACGATTTAGCCAAGATACTTTATCTCTTATCGATGAGTTCCCTGAAATTGATTTGCTTTTGATGACCCATGATCATTATGACCACTTAGACTTGGATAGTATTCTCAAGCTAAAAGGAAAAGTGAAACAATATTATGTAGGAATGGGCGTAGCTCGTCATCTTGTCAAATGGGGTATTGATTCTGATCTGATAACTGAGTTTAATTGGTGGAAAAGTGAAGATTTGAATAATATTCAAATAACCTATACACCTACGAGACATTTTTCTGGTAGAGGGCTGACAGACAGAGCAAAATCCATGTGGGGTGGCTGGGCATTTAAAACAAATAATGAAAATATCTGGTTTAGCGGAGATGGTGGATATGGGGAGCATTTTGAAGAAGTAGGAAAGCGTTTAGGTCCTTTTGATTTTGCCTGGATGGAATGTGGACAATACAATGAAAACTGGAGGTTAATTCACTTATTTCCAGATGAAAGTGTTCAAGCAGCCATGGATGGCCAAGCCAAGCAAATTATGCCTGTTCATTGGGCTGGATTTTCTTTGGCGCAACATTCTTGGACCGAACCTGTGGAAAAATTTATAGAATCGGCAGAAAGAAGGGAAATAGACTATATCACTCCCATGATAGGTGAATTGATCACACTTGATAGACCTAGGGAGAATAAAGCTTGGTGGAAGAATCACTGA
- a CDS encoding ChbG/HpnK family deacetylase, with product METYRGIATTLMNSRIDYPSVNARKGVLLNAGSEIEISHAIKGEMYRSTDIWYVLTNHTFVWSGTIHTPQSVPFIEKKLLITADDIGIVQEIDEGAKMALYNKWINSVAILVNGKTESNLTELYEFLKNNCSKSSDIPLIDTTHLGLHFTMTSGEPVANPADVGLLLDDKGCFKKFTKFNKDYEADQYVHQIILEFQAQYDKFKSVFKREPDHLTSHHDVLTFNRPLFHFMNEWSDKRNIPIRNHKFLPSGKRFWYDTLVLRNVDLPSISRMNDWKNDFGTKAYGPEHTFVAHYGPLPPLAVVDYNKQVRKKKKILKEGILDFLLSKDQVREIVIHLIKSENRRQRDLIKEHQSLLDLYSGIDIKYFDGRVAEYLSLKNNNPIKLSPWIAFLPCSQQAVT from the coding sequence ATGGAAACGTATCGAGGTATTGCCACAACACTGATGAATTCGAGAATTGATTATCCTTCTGTAAATGCAAGGAAAGGAGTCCTTTTGAACGCAGGTTCTGAAATCGAAATATCACATGCTATTAAAGGGGAAATGTACCGATCTACCGATATTTGGTATGTTTTGACGAACCACACATTTGTTTGGAGTGGAACCATTCATACACCTCAATCGGTCCCTTTTATTGAAAAAAAGCTTTTGATTACGGCCGATGATATTGGGATCGTTCAGGAGATTGATGAAGGAGCAAAAATGGCTTTATATAACAAGTGGATTAACTCAGTAGCCATTTTGGTCAATGGAAAAACTGAATCCAATTTAACTGAGCTTTATGAATTCCTGAAAAACAACTGCAGCAAAAGCTCTGATATTCCACTAATTGATACAACCCATTTAGGTTTACATTTTACCATGACTTCGGGAGAACCAGTAGCAAACCCCGCGGATGTAGGATTACTTTTGGATGATAAGGGCTGTTTCAAAAAATTCACAAAATTCAATAAAGACTATGAAGCAGATCAATATGTCCACCAAATCATCCTAGAGTTTCAAGCTCAGTATGATAAATTTAAAAGTGTTTTTAAGAGAGAACCCGATCATTTGACCTCTCATCATGATGTTCTCACTTTCAACCGACCTCTTTTTCATTTTATGAACGAATGGTCCGATAAAAGAAATATTCCTATCAGGAATCATAAATTTTTACCATCCGGAAAGAGATTTTGGTATGACACTTTGGTTTTGAGAAATGTAGACCTCCCAAGCATATCAAGAATGAATGACTGGAAAAATGATTTTGGAACAAAAGCTTATGGACCTGAACATACGTTCGTTGCACATTACGGACCTCTTCCACCTTTGGCAGTAGTTGATTATAACAAACAGGTCAGGAAGAAAAAGAAAATACTCAAGGAAGGAATATTGGATTTTTTACTGAGCAAAGATCAAGTCAGAGAAATAGTAATTCACCTGATTAAGTCTGAAAATAGAAGACAAAGAGACTTGATCAAAGAGCATCAATCATTGCTTGATTTATATTCTGGCATAGACA